A single bacterium DNA region contains:
- a CDS encoding HAD family phosphatase, whose protein sequence is MEIRERDKSPISNFQFPTKIIGKTIKGTVPNFQCFIRVHLWLNSYITTMIKLIIFDLGNVILNFDHNIICRKLSQISRFSPQQVYEIIFTSGLERLYDEGKISTRDFFKKVSNRLKLNISLTGFKQIWQDIFWLNEGIEEILLSLRGRYKLFLLSNTNEIHFEFAMAKFDVLNFIDEYILSYQVGFSKPAKEIFYEALKRANVEAEKCIYIDDIKEHIASASKIGMNGILFQSISQLKMDLWSALSG, encoded by the coding sequence TTGGAAATTAGGGAGAGAGACAAAAGCCCAATTTCTAATTTCCAATTTCCAACAAAAATCATAGGAAAAACGATAAAAGGAACCGTCCCGAATTTTCAGTGTTTCATCCGTGTCCATCTGTGGCTGAATAGTTACATTACAACTATGATTAAATTAATAATCTTTGACTTAGGCAATGTCATCTTAAATTTTGACCATAATATCATCTGTAGAAAATTATCTCAAATATCCAGATTTTCACCACAACAAGTTTATGAGATAATATTTACCTCTGGATTAGAGCGATTGTATGATGAAGGAAAGATTTCAACAAGGGATTTTTTTAAAAAGGTATCAAATAGACTTAAATTAAATATTTCCTTGACAGGGTTTAAACAAATCTGGCAAGATATTTTCTGGCTAAATGAAGGGATTGAAGAGATATTATTGAGTCTTAGAGGTAGATATAAACTCTTTTTATTGTCAAATACCAACGAAATACACTTTGAATTCGCTATGGCTAAATTTGATGTCTTAAATTTTATAGATGAGTATATTTTATCATATCAGGTAGGATTTAGCAAACCAGCTAAAGAGATATTTTATGAAGCGTTAAAAAGGGCAAATGTTGAGGCAGAAAAATGTATTTATATCGATGATATAAAAGAACATATTGCCTCGGCAAGTAAAATTGGGATGAACGGGATATTATTTCAATCCATATCCCAACTTAAGATGGATTTATGGAGTGCTCTGTCAGGATAA